In a genomic window of Streptomyces sp. BHT-5-2:
- a CDS encoding questin oxidase family protein, producing MDELDGALQYLSGSGPEFGPGVSNHGPMAAEALGKLGHTAAIGAWVSSYRKLLYDDTYGHFHEITHDNWRPALGNMRLLGDWTEFFRRELDGAAWTDVLARWWPRLLPGFAAGGGHGVIRTGHAVRMLTEAHTPWRVDELAHGLGYWAARYQELPEAPSTPRARDLAQTWEAVPKLRSDQGMGMIFRIRLESVWLEPDFAPAVDSLLPEGDAEQALSRLTRAAAGSYLTDEHKTPMAFVHALTTPAAVRLALPSLPTELHWPSVAAAVRFSAAIRSAYGTGRREHHPEEPVQDYVTLAERAVRSEDPHAIKYVEACRREDALSPDPVYATAATDWVRRCETGSF from the coding sequence GTGGACGAGCTGGACGGCGCGTTGCAGTACCTCAGCGGCTCCGGGCCGGAGTTCGGCCCCGGTGTCAGCAACCACGGGCCCATGGCTGCGGAGGCGCTGGGAAAACTCGGGCACACCGCGGCGATCGGAGCGTGGGTGTCCTCCTACCGGAAGCTCCTCTACGACGACACCTACGGGCACTTCCACGAGATCACCCACGACAACTGGCGCCCCGCCCTCGGCAACATGCGTCTCCTCGGCGACTGGACCGAATTCTTCCGACGCGAACTCGACGGCGCCGCCTGGACCGATGTCCTCGCCCGCTGGTGGCCACGCCTGCTGCCGGGCTTCGCCGCCGGTGGCGGGCACGGCGTCATCCGCACCGGGCACGCGGTCCGCATGCTGACCGAGGCCCACACCCCGTGGCGGGTCGACGAACTCGCCCATGGGCTCGGCTACTGGGCCGCCCGCTACCAGGAACTCCCCGAGGCCCCCTCGACACCACGTGCCCGGGACCTGGCCCAGACCTGGGAGGCCGTCCCGAAACTCCGCAGCGACCAGGGCATGGGCATGATCTTCCGGATCCGCCTCGAATCGGTCTGGCTCGAACCGGACTTCGCACCGGCCGTGGACTCCCTGCTCCCCGAGGGCGACGCGGAGCAGGCACTGAGCCGGCTCACCCGCGCCGCCGCCGGCAGCTATCTCACCGACGAGCACAAGACGCCCATGGCCTTCGTCCACGCGCTCACCACGCCCGCGGCGGTGCGCCTGGCCCTGCCGAGCCTGCCCACCGAACTCCACTGGCCCAGCGTCGCCGCCGCCGTCCGGTTCTCGGCGGCCATCCGCAGCGCCTACGGCACCGGACGACGCGAACACCACCCCGAGGAGCCGGTCCAGGACTACGTCACGCTCGCCGAACGGGCCGTGCGGAGCGAGGACCCGCACGCCATCAAATACGTGGAAGCCTGCCGGCGCGAAGACGCCCTCAGCCCCGATCCGGTGTACGCCACCGCGGCCACCGACTGGGTCCGCCGCTGCGAAACCGGCTCCTTCTGA
- a CDS encoding WD40 repeat domain-containing protein — protein MIKHTSPISGIDAHGDLVVTAGYDNRVILWNAKTRTAITEARHDHLANQCRFSASGRIVVTSSSDYSARLWSVPDLRLITVLTDQKDDVEMTVVSPDETRVATASRDHNARIYDLDGRLIHRLEGHRADVLSVEWVRDGTELVTTSDDGTVRRWDAAGGSQLSVIDLGEVETDTVAVLGVDRFALGNDEGELILIDPSGTKRHRVHDAGIKRLAHDAESGILLSSSYDRTVRLWHLEQGADPVHLLTSQVPADVWLRSCAKLDATRWVFGTFGSSYAVFDRETGDWDLSAVAPTPGLNAVASTPLGRFTVGDSGTVRRDGEAVAELGSCCNFVVPVAGTVVSGGQLGALYDATTATMLYQHRSPLNCAAVHATSDGETLVVGTYTGEALVLRDEAGAGLKLVGEHRIQDNAIKGLAIQGDVLFSVCATGAARWHSLPDLRLVAGNDEAHARIANGAAALPDGRFVSVSRDLTLRIWTAVGERQAVVPTPHRNSIKCVAVDPHTSLIATGGYHGRVAVYDPASGQWVRDERPTTAGISALTAADEPGWFLASSYDGRVYEIAAPAAVNSRRSR, from the coding sequence ATGATCAAGCACACCTCGCCGATCAGTGGGATCGATGCTCACGGCGATCTTGTGGTGACTGCCGGATACGACAACCGGGTCATTCTCTGGAATGCGAAGACGCGCACCGCCATCACCGAGGCGCGCCACGACCATCTCGCGAACCAATGCCGGTTCTCCGCCTCCGGCCGTATCGTCGTGACGTCCAGCAGCGACTATTCCGCGCGTTTATGGTCCGTCCCCGACCTGCGTCTCATCACGGTCCTCACGGACCAGAAGGACGACGTGGAGATGACCGTGGTCTCACCCGACGAGACCCGGGTGGCCACCGCCTCGCGTGACCACAACGCGCGGATCTACGACCTGGACGGTCGGCTCATCCACCGCCTGGAAGGGCATCGGGCCGACGTCCTGTCCGTCGAATGGGTGCGAGACGGCACCGAGTTGGTGACCACCAGCGACGACGGCACGGTACGGCGCTGGGACGCGGCCGGCGGATCCCAACTGAGCGTCATCGACCTGGGAGAGGTCGAGACGGACACGGTCGCGGTCCTCGGCGTGGACCGCTTCGCGCTCGGCAACGACGAAGGGGAACTGATCCTGATCGACCCGTCGGGCACCAAGCGCCACCGTGTCCACGACGCCGGGATCAAGCGCCTCGCCCACGACGCCGAGAGCGGCATCCTGCTCAGCTCCAGCTACGACCGCACGGTGCGACTGTGGCACTTGGAGCAGGGCGCGGACCCCGTTCACCTCCTGACCAGCCAGGTGCCGGCCGATGTCTGGCTGCGTTCCTGCGCCAAACTGGACGCCACCCGCTGGGTCTTCGGGACGTTCGGCTCCAGTTACGCGGTCTTCGACCGGGAGACCGGTGACTGGGACCTGTCCGCCGTGGCACCCACGCCAGGACTGAACGCGGTGGCGAGCACCCCTCTGGGGCGGTTCACGGTCGGCGACAGCGGCACCGTCCGGCGCGACGGCGAGGCGGTCGCCGAACTCGGCAGCTGCTGCAACTTCGTCGTCCCCGTCGCCGGCACGGTCGTCAGCGGCGGCCAGCTCGGCGCCCTGTACGACGCGACCACCGCAACGATGCTGTACCAGCACCGCTCCCCGCTCAACTGCGCTGCCGTGCACGCGACTTCGGACGGTGAAACGCTGGTCGTCGGCACCTACACGGGTGAGGCGCTGGTGCTGCGAGACGAGGCGGGCGCCGGGCTGAAGCTGGTCGGCGAGCACCGCATCCAGGACAACGCCATCAAGGGCCTGGCCATCCAGGGCGACGTGCTCTTCAGCGTCTGCGCCACGGGCGCCGCACGGTGGCACTCGCTGCCGGACCTCCGGCTCGTCGCCGGCAACGACGAGGCGCACGCACGCATCGCCAACGGTGCGGCGGCCCTACCGGACGGGCGGTTCGTCAGCGTGAGCCGCGATCTGACCCTGCGGATCTGGACCGCTGTCGGCGAACGCCAGGCAGTGGTGCCGACGCCACACCGCAACAGCATCAAGTGCGTCGCGGTCGACCCGCACACCAGCCTGATCGCGACCGGCGGATACCACGGCCGGGTCGCCGTCTACGACCCCGCCTCCGGGCAGTGGGTGCGCGACGAGCGGCCGACGACCGCCGGCATCTCGGCCCTGACCGCGGCCGATGAGCCGGGGTGGTTCCTGGCCTCCTCCTACGACGGCCGCGTGTACGAGATCGCCGCCCCGGCCGCCGTGAACTCCCGCCGGAGCAGGTGA